Proteins found in one Coffea eugenioides isolate CCC68of chromosome 5, Ceug_1.0, whole genome shotgun sequence genomic segment:
- the LOC113770804 gene encoding nucleobase-ascorbate transporter 1: MAADISHPPMEQLQDLEYCIDSNPPWPETILLAFQNYILVIGTSVMIPTALVPLMGGSDGDKARVIQTLLFVAGINTLLQALFGTRLPAIVGGSFAYVIPVIYIISDSSLQRIEEPHARFIQTMRAIQGALIVAASIQIILGYSQVWGLFSRFFSPLGMAPVVGLVGLGLFQRGFPVLGNCVEIGLPMLLLVIGLSQYLKHVKPLRDYPIFERFPVLICVTIIWIYSIILTASGAYRGKPAKTQYSCRTDKADLISTAPWFKFPYPLQWGPPTFAAGHSFAMMSAVLVSMVESTGAYKAASRLAIATPPPAYVLSRGIGWQGIGVLLDGLFGTGTGSTVSVENVGLLGLTRVGSRRVVQISAGFMIFFSVLGKFGAVFASIPFPIYAALYCVLFGLVGSVGLSFLQFTNMNSMRNLFITGLSLFLGISIPQFFGEYWGANRHGLVQTNAGWFNAFLNTIFASPPTVALIIAVFLDNTLDVEKSKKDRGMPWWVKFRTFRGDNRNEEFYTLPFNLNRFFPPT, from the exons ATGGCTGCAGATATCAGCCACCCTCCCATGGAGCAGCTACAGGACCTTGAATACTGCATAGACTCCAATCCTCCATGGC CTGAAACTATCTTGTTGGCATTTCAAAACTACATATTAGTCATTGGCACAAGTGTAATGATCCCCACAGCCCTTGTTCCCTTGATGGGAGGATCTGAT GGAGATAAAGCACGAGTGATACAAACTTTACTTTTTGTAGCTGGCATTAACACACTTCTCCAAGCACTCTTTGGAACTAGGCTACCTGCTATAGTGGGAGGCTCTTTTGCCTACGTCATCCCAGTAATCTATATCATCAGCGACTCATCTCTGCAGCGAATCGAAGAGCCACATGCA AGATTTATACAAACTATGCGAGCTATTCAAGGGGCTCTAATTGTTGCTGCTAGCATACAAATAATACTGGGGTATAGTCAAGTTTGGGGACTCTTTTCACG ATTTTTCAGTCCCCTTGGCATGGCACCAGTGGTTGGATTGGTTGGTCTTGGATTATTTCAGCGAGGGTTTCCTGTG CTTGGGAATTGTGTTGAAATTGGTCTCCCAATGCTATTGCTGGTTATTGGCCTGTCACAA TATCTAAAGCATGTTAAACCCCTGAGAGATTACCCCATTTTCGAAAGGTTTCCTGTGTTGATATGTGTCACAATTATCTGGATATACTCCATCATTCTAACTGCTAGTGGAGCTTATCGAGGCAAACCAGCTAAGACTCAATATAGCTGCCGTACAGACAAAGCAGATCTGATATCTACTGCTCCCTG GTTCAAGTTCCCATATCCTCTGCAGTGGGGCCCACCTACTTTTGCAGCTGGTCATTCATTTGCTATGATGTCTGCTGTTCTTGTGTCAATGGTTGAG TCAACTGGGGCCTATAAGGCAGCATCTCGTCTGGCAATAGCTACTCCACCACCAGCCTATGTACTTAGCCGCGGCATTGGTTGGCAG GGTATAGGGGTTTTGCTGGATGGTCTTTTTGGGACAGGCACCGGATCTACTGTGTCTGT GGAGAACGTAGGACTCCTTGGGCTCACTCGAGTTGGAAGTCGAAGAGTTGTTCAAATTTCTGCAGGCTTCATGATATTCTTCTCCGTCTTAG GAAAGTTTGGGGCTGTTTTTGCATCCATACCTTTCCCCATATACGCTGCATTGTACTGTGTTCTATTTGGACTCGTAG GTTCAGTTGGTTTATCATTTCTGCAGTTCACTAACATGAATTCTATGAGGAATCTCTTTATAACGGGTCTTTCACTATTTCTTGGGATATCAATCCCGCAATTCTTTGGTGAATATTGGGGTGCTAATCGTCATGGCCTTGTTCAGACAAATGCTGGATGG TTCAATGCATTCTTGAACACAATATTTGCTTCGCCACCAACAGTAGCACTGATCATTGCTGTATTTCTTGATAACACATTAGACGTGGAGAAATCAAAGAAAGATCGCGGTATGCCGTGGTGGGTGAAATTCAGAACTTTTAGAGGTGATAATAGGAATGAAGAATTCTACACTTTGCC
- the LOC113770613 gene encoding uncharacterized protein LOC113770613 isoform X3 — translation MASPADNSGGEDIEHGGGVAVEMTATAATESLSPSSSPMEDAISISDEHITPLLNQSQRPRVNIFSVSHSRRRPVKEQITRLAETETSPFVQFTVWIWNGSRYSGMLCMALSSIIYCIMEVLSDVFTVAARVILHEKLKIAEIGGLACSFFGVLFIFRPVLNIQGSTEAGEANISYVKGSNHLYAVLVGLVSSTVGGVSYCFIRAGAKAADQPLLTVFAFGLFATPAAAICAFIFEGFVLPGFYTLLLMVILGSLAFLAEITVARALQLEKTSKVVNILYLQAASTQLLGMSLSRIVPTFGRLVGCTLILISACCTMYVGPEKEVD, via the exons ATGGCTTCGCCGGCAGACAACAGCGGAGGAGAAGACATTGAGCACGGTGGTGGAGTGGCAGTGGAGATGACCGCAACCGCCGCAACAGAATCATTATCACCTTCTTCTTCTCCTATGGAGGACGCGATTTCAATTTCCGATGAACATATTACTCCATTGTTGAATCAATCACAAAGACCTAGAGTCAACATCTTCTCCGTTTCTCACTCCAGAAGAAGGCCTGTTAAG GAGCAAATAACAAGATTGGCTGAAACAGAGACATCACCATTCGTGCAGTTTACCGTTTGGATATGGAATGGTTCTAGGTACTCTGGTATGCTATGCATGGCCTTATCATCTATTATCTACTGTATCATGGAAGTTCTTTCAGATGTTTTCACTG TTGCTGCAAGAGTCATATTGCATGAGAAGttaaaaattgcagaaataGGAG GTCTTGCTTGCAGTTTCTTTGGCGTACTTTTTATCTTCCGGCCAGTGCTCAACATACAAG GCTCAACTGAAGCTGGAGAAGCAAATATTTCTTATGTCAAGGGAAGTAATCATTTATATGCAGTTCTAGTTGGTTTAGTTTCATCAACAGTTGGCGGAGTTAGCTACTGCTTTATAAGGGCTGGAGCTAAGGCAGCTGATCAACCTTT ACTCACTGTCTTTGCATTTGGCTTATTTGCCACTCCTGCTGCAGCAATATGTGCATTCATCTTTGAA GGTTTTGTGCTTCCTGGTTTTTATACTCTTCTTCTGATGGTGATACTTGGTTCATTAGCTTTCTTGGCAGAG ATAACTGTAGCACGTGCACTTCAGCTTGAGAAAACCAGCAAAGTTGTGAATATTCTGTATCTTCAG GCTGCTTCAACTCAATTGCTTGGAATGAGCTTATCTAGAATAGTTCCAACATTTGGTAGACTAGTTGGCTGTACACTTATCTTGATTTCAGCATGTTGTACTATGTACGTTGGACCCGAAAAAGAGGTTGATTGA
- the LOC113770613 gene encoding uncharacterized protein LOC113770613 isoform X2, with the protein MHQWVEFVIWLMASISCANLVSQRSKLFLAIVLLEQITRLAETETSPFVQFTVWIWNGSRYSGMLCMALSSIIYCIMEVLSDVFTAQSIPLFEMAFTRCTVILILSFVWLKRSRQPIFGTSSVRKLLVLSAFMGYLSLLSFIYCIQRVPLSQAIMLNFTTPIVAAVAARVILHEKLKIAEIGGLACSFFGVLFIFRPVLNIQGSTEAGEANISYVKGSNHLYAVLVGLVSSTVGGVSYCFIRAGAKAADQPLLTVFAFGLFATPAAAICAFIFEGFVLPGFYTLLLMVILGSLAFLAEITVARALQLEKTSKVVNILYLQAASTQLLGMSLSRIVPTFGRLVGCTLILISACCTMYVGPEKEVD; encoded by the exons ATGCATCAGTGGGTAGAATTTGTTATCTGGTTGATGGCTAGTATTTCATGTGCTAATTTGGTTTCCCAGAGAAGTAAACTGTTTCTGGCCATAGTTTTATTG GAGCAAATAACAAGATTGGCTGAAACAGAGACATCACCATTCGTGCAGTTTACCGTTTGGATATGGAATGGTTCTAGGTACTCTGGTATGCTATGCATGGCCTTATCATCTATTATCTACTGTATCATGGAAGTTCTTTCAGATGTTTTCACTG CTCAATCAATTCCTCTTTTTGAGATGGCATTTACCAGATGTACAGTTATTTTGATTTTGTCGTTTGTATGGTTGAAAAGAAGCAGACAGCCAATATTTGGTACATCAAGTGTCAGAAAACTATTGGTTCTAAGTGCATTCATGGGATACCTGTCATTGTTGAGTTTTATTTATTG CATTCAAAGAGTACCTCTTTCTCAGGCAATCATGTTGAACTTTACTACTCCAATTGTGGCTGCAGTTGCTGCAAGAGTCATATTGCATGAGAAGttaaaaattgcagaaataGGAG GTCTTGCTTGCAGTTTCTTTGGCGTACTTTTTATCTTCCGGCCAGTGCTCAACATACAAG GCTCAACTGAAGCTGGAGAAGCAAATATTTCTTATGTCAAGGGAAGTAATCATTTATATGCAGTTCTAGTTGGTTTAGTTTCATCAACAGTTGGCGGAGTTAGCTACTGCTTTATAAGGGCTGGAGCTAAGGCAGCTGATCAACCTTT ACTCACTGTCTTTGCATTTGGCTTATTTGCCACTCCTGCTGCAGCAATATGTGCATTCATCTTTGAA GGTTTTGTGCTTCCTGGTTTTTATACTCTTCTTCTGATGGTGATACTTGGTTCATTAGCTTTCTTGGCAGAG ATAACTGTAGCACGTGCACTTCAGCTTGAGAAAACCAGCAAAGTTGTGAATATTCTGTATCTTCAG GCTGCTTCAACTCAATTGCTTGGAATGAGCTTATCTAGAATAGTTCCAACATTTGGTAGACTAGTTGGCTGTACACTTATCTTGATTTCAGCATGTTGTACTATGTACGTTGGACCCGAAAAAGAGGTTGATTGA
- the LOC113770613 gene encoding uncharacterized protein LOC113770613 isoform X1, whose product MASPADNSGGEDIEHGGGVAVEMTATAATESLSPSSSPMEDAISISDEHITPLLNQSQRPRVNIFSVSHSRRRPVKEQITRLAETETSPFVQFTVWIWNGSRYSGMLCMALSSIIYCIMEVLSDVFTAQSIPLFEMAFTRCTVILILSFVWLKRSRQPIFGTSSVRKLLVLSAFMGYLSLLSFIYCIQRVPLSQAIMLNFTTPIVAAVAARVILHEKLKIAEIGGLACSFFGVLFIFRPVLNIQGSTEAGEANISYVKGSNHLYAVLVGLVSSTVGGVSYCFIRAGAKAADQPLLTVFAFGLFATPAAAICAFIFEGFVLPGFYTLLLMVILGSLAFLAEITVARALQLEKTSKVVNILYLQAASTQLLGMSLSRIVPTFGRLVGCTLILISACCTMYVGPEKEVD is encoded by the exons ATGGCTTCGCCGGCAGACAACAGCGGAGGAGAAGACATTGAGCACGGTGGTGGAGTGGCAGTGGAGATGACCGCAACCGCCGCAACAGAATCATTATCACCTTCTTCTTCTCCTATGGAGGACGCGATTTCAATTTCCGATGAACATATTACTCCATTGTTGAATCAATCACAAAGACCTAGAGTCAACATCTTCTCCGTTTCTCACTCCAGAAGAAGGCCTGTTAAG GAGCAAATAACAAGATTGGCTGAAACAGAGACATCACCATTCGTGCAGTTTACCGTTTGGATATGGAATGGTTCTAGGTACTCTGGTATGCTATGCATGGCCTTATCATCTATTATCTACTGTATCATGGAAGTTCTTTCAGATGTTTTCACTG CTCAATCAATTCCTCTTTTTGAGATGGCATTTACCAGATGTACAGTTATTTTGATTTTGTCGTTTGTATGGTTGAAAAGAAGCAGACAGCCAATATTTGGTACATCAAGTGTCAGAAAACTATTGGTTCTAAGTGCATTCATGGGATACCTGTCATTGTTGAGTTTTATTTATTG CATTCAAAGAGTACCTCTTTCTCAGGCAATCATGTTGAACTTTACTACTCCAATTGTGGCTGCAGTTGCTGCAAGAGTCATATTGCATGAGAAGttaaaaattgcagaaataGGAG GTCTTGCTTGCAGTTTCTTTGGCGTACTTTTTATCTTCCGGCCAGTGCTCAACATACAAG GCTCAACTGAAGCTGGAGAAGCAAATATTTCTTATGTCAAGGGAAGTAATCATTTATATGCAGTTCTAGTTGGTTTAGTTTCATCAACAGTTGGCGGAGTTAGCTACTGCTTTATAAGGGCTGGAGCTAAGGCAGCTGATCAACCTTT ACTCACTGTCTTTGCATTTGGCTTATTTGCCACTCCTGCTGCAGCAATATGTGCATTCATCTTTGAA GGTTTTGTGCTTCCTGGTTTTTATACTCTTCTTCTGATGGTGATACTTGGTTCATTAGCTTTCTTGGCAGAG ATAACTGTAGCACGTGCACTTCAGCTTGAGAAAACCAGCAAAGTTGTGAATATTCTGTATCTTCAG GCTGCTTCAACTCAATTGCTTGGAATGAGCTTATCTAGAATAGTTCCAACATTTGGTAGACTAGTTGGCTGTACACTTATCTTGATTTCAGCATGTTGTACTATGTACGTTGGACCCGAAAAAGAGGTTGATTGA
- the LOC113770811 gene encoding BTB/POZ domain-containing protein At5g17580-like, which translates to MATGQFIDSATRKSKSKASSEVQLCVDGVPFTLDRELLASKSSKLAVLLKDHPSEDLTNVLRDAPADPETFELVARFCHGYEINLSTENVTHVACLAHYLGMTESHCTNNLFSKALDFFEHQVVSSWNKSIRALKAAEDILQQAADLGLVGACVESIILKALEHPHLLGESFKDLTSNDEGEDNENYFRPNVRRKLFALEWKSEDLSILSLRLYEPIIGAMIEREIPAEYIAAAVCQYAKKWVLFSMKEGDDGSIYKKSIQREIIEAVERMLPNARGLIPCALLFEMLRSAIALDASNECRNGFEIRIGKQLDQATVKDLLIPSQGYAKEERYDTECVRRLMKNFYRNYTGKDGHELITVAELIENFLIEIASDIDLKMSTFISLADFSLAASRGILQNSDGMYRAIDIYLDKHRYLTESEREEVCHLLDCSKMSPEACLHASRNERLPVRVMVQVLFAVQLQMRETMPKEIKGSEEGRLFLKGAEEEEEEEEAATRGCNSEEEVIKAEMEKMSSKVLELERECDMMRREILNGSCRKARKGKVNMWKEMKRKLGCITSMHDCNCHVKKKKVHPK; encoded by the exons ATGGCCACCGGGCAGTTTATAGATTCTGCAACCAG GAAGTCAAAATCTAAAGCATCATCAGAAGTGCAACTTTGTGTTGATGGTGTACCTTTTACACTAGACAGG GAACTTCTGGCTTCTAAATCATCAAAGCTAGCTGTGTTGCTCAAAGATCATCCAAGTGAGGATCTCACAAATGTTCTTAGAGATGCCCCTGCTGACCCAGAAACATTTGAGCTAGTTGCAAGATTCTGCCATGGTTACGAAATCAACCTGTCAACCGAAAATGTCACGCATGTTGCTTGCCTAGCCCACTACCTTGGAATGACTGAGAGCCACTGCACCAATAATTTGTTCAGCAAGGCTCTGGACTTCTTTGAACACCaagttgtttctagttggaaCAAATCCATTAGAGCCCTCAAGGCCGCAGAGGATATTCTTCAACAAGCAGCGGATCTTGGCCTGGTTGGTGCCTGTGTCGAATCAATAATCTTAAAGGCTTTGGAACATCCACATCTTCTTGGAGAATCATTCAAGGACTTGACCTCCAATGATGAAGGAGAGGACAATGAAAATTACTTCAGGCCAAATGTGCGGAGGAAACTCTTTGCTTTGGAATGGAAATCTGAAGATTTGTCAATATTGTCTCTCAGGCTCTATGAGCCCATCATTGGTGCAATGATTGAGCGGGAAATCCCAGCAGAATACATAGCTGCAGCTGTATGTCAGTATGCAAAAAAGTGGGTACTTTTCAGCATGAAAGAAGGGGATGATGGTTCAATTTACAAGAAAAGTATCCAGAGAGAGATAATTGAAGCAGTGGAGAGAATGTTACCAAATGCAAGAGGACTAATACCCTGCGCATTACTATTTGAAATGCTACGGTCTGCAATAGCCTTGGATGCTAGTAACGAGTGTAGAAATGGATTTGAAATCAGGATTGGGAAGCAATTAGACCAGGCGACTGTGAAAGATCTCCTGATACCTTCTCAAGGATATGCCAAGGAAGAACGGTATGACACAGAATGCGTGAGGAGGCTCATGAAGAATTTCTATCGCAATTATACTGGAAAAGATGGACATGAATTGATCACAGTGGCAGAACTTATTGAGAACTTTCTGATTGAAATTGCTAGTGACATAGACTTAAAGATGAGCACATTTATATCACTTGCTGACTTTTCACTTGCAGCATCTAGAGGAATTCTACAAAATTCAGATGGAATGTACAGGGCTATAGATATCTACTTAGACAAGCATAGATATCTGACAGAATCTGAGAGAGAAGAGGTATGCCACCTGTTGGATTGCAGCAAGATGTCTCCAGAAGCTTGCTTACATGCTTCAAGGAATGAAAGATTGCCTGTGAGAGTAATGGTGCAAGTGCTATTTGCAGTTCAGTTGCAAATGCGAGAGACTATGCCAAAGGAAATCAAGGGATCAGAGGAGGGGAGATTATTTTTAAAAGGGgcagaggaagaggaagaggaagaggaagcaGCAACAAGGGGTTGCAACAGCGAAGAAGAAGTGATCAAGGCAGAGATGGAAAAGATGAGCAGCAAAGTGTTGGAACTGGAAAGAGAATGCGATATGATGAGAAGGGAAATCCTGAATGGTAGCTGCAGGAAAGCTAGAAAAGGAAAAGTGAACATGtggaaagaaatgaagaggaaGTTAGGATGCATAACCAGCATGCATGATTGCAACTGCCATGTCAAGAAGAAGAAGGTCCATCCAAAATAG